The genomic segment GATTCGGCTCCGTAGGGTATTGGGGGGATTTCCGGCTCGGGCCGGTAGACCTGGCGAAGCGACTGGTGGCCATCGCGACTATCGGTGAGGTCAGCGAGTTCGCCCCTCACCGCCTAAATGAGCCGGGGAAGCGGGATCAGGTGGGAGGTGGCGGCTTCCGGACCCCCTGAGCGCGCAGGCCCGGTAGCCTGCCAGCGGGCGGACCGAGAGTGAGGGTGCCGATCGGCACCCTCAGACTGATCAAGCCGCTGGCCCCCTCGGAGCGCTCCCGCGCGGTAGCCGGTTACACCGCTCTGGGCTGCTGCCCCTCTGTCTGCGAGCTCAAGGTCTTGCTCAGCGCCCGGTTGATCCGGGGGTCCCGGCCGGAGACGTAGGGGTCGACCAGGGCGTATCCGCATCTGGTGTAGAGGGCGAGCGCGGCGTGGTTGCTGACGCCGGTTTCCAGGAGCACCTCGGTCTTTCCGTGATGACGGGCGTCCTGTTCCAGGGCCTGAAGGATCCCCCGTCCGAGGCCCTGGCCGCGGGCTGCCGGGGTCACGTACATCCGTTTGACCTCGGCGGTGGTGGAGCCGACGGTCCGCCACCCGCCGCAGGCCAGGGCTGTTCCGTCCGGGAGGCCGGCTACGAGGAACACGCCGCCGGGCGGTTCGAACTCCGCGACCGGGGTGGTTGCCGGGTCGTCGGCCTTTCCGTAGGTCGCGACCTGCTCGCTGTGCAGGGCCCGGGTGAGCGCACGGGCGGACGGGCTGTCGTAGGAGACGGCGGTGATCGTCCACGCGGGTGCGGCGGCCGGGAGCAGTCGGGTCATGCCCTCGATAGTGCCGTGCTGAGGGCGTCGAGCGCATCAGTGCGGCCGGCGGCATGCAGCTGCTTGCCCGCCCTGCCGCGCACGCCCGCCAGGAGCGTGCGGCATCGGACGGACTGCACGTGGGGCACGTGG from the Streptomyces sp. AM 4-1-1 genome contains:
- a CDS encoding GNAT family N-acetyltransferase; the encoded protein is MTRLLPAAAPAWTITAVSYDSPSARALTRALHSEQVATYGKADDPATTPVAEFEPPGGVFLVAGLPDGTALACGGWRTVGSTTAEVKRMYVTPAARGQGLGRGILQALEQDARHHGKTEVLLETGVSNHAALALYTRCGYALVDPYVSGRDPRINRALSKTLSSQTEGQQPRAV